A DNA window from Syngnathus typhle isolate RoL2023-S1 ecotype Sweden linkage group LG2, RoL_Styp_1.0, whole genome shotgun sequence contains the following coding sequences:
- the ajap1 gene encoding adherens junction-associated protein 1, translating to MWIKRSVARSPSALRPGSCVGHRVWILLAMTHMTFDFSECSPLSQGLGLKLMPKPVPRSRPRLQPVWDTPNKIHWRTVSPLARRLLSPIPPPQDSKLGIGPKVTVQKPRKPVHKRPTPCKECQLVYSEKEMGDPVIAGSSAAFSRRNRGGEARLLLRARRQLKWESFDKSQEGRTTTVAGFIDWGPTGTDSVDEDGKQEPKVNLPTRASTTTVVATTSTSTRLSQRTFIMVTTPDPKRLSTTKATNSFGETVKPPKPYGDTSGLAVHQIITITVSLIMVIAALITTLVLKNCCAQSGNGRHNSHQRKIHQQEESCQNLTDFTPARVPSKVDIFTAYNDSLQCSRECVRTAVPIYTDEMIQQTPVYKSAYNGNRPSPSERQLIPVAFVSEKWFEISC from the exons TCCATCTGCTTTGAGGCCAGGCAGCTGTGTGGGGCACCGGGTGTGGATTCTGCTGGCAATGACGCACATGACCTTTGACTTCTCCGAATGCAGCCCCCTCAGTCAAGGTTTGGGGCTCAAACTCATGCCTAAACCGGTGCCTCGCTCAAGACCTCGTCTGCAGCCCGTTTGGGACACGCCGAACAAGATCCACTGGAGAACAGTGAGTCCTCTGGCACGCAGGCTTTTGAGCCCTATCCCTCCGCCACAAGACAGTAAATTAGGGATTGGGCCAAAAGTTACGGTGCAAAAGCCTCGAAAGCCTGTGCACAAACGACCGACACCGTGTAAGGAATGCCAGTTGGTGTACTCTGAAAAGGAGATGGGCGATCCGGTGATAGCGGGATCTTCAGCAGCTTTTTCTAGAAGGAACAGAGGAGGCGAAGCAAGGTTGCTACTTAGAGCCAGAAGACAGCTCAAATGGGAGAGCTTTGACAAGTCTCAGGAGGGCCGGACTACTACAGTGGCCGGGTTTATTGACTGGGGACCCACAGGGACAGATAGTGTAGATGAGGATGGTAAACAAGAGCCCAAAGTTAACCTTCCCACTCGGGCCTCAACTACCACAGTGGTTGCAACCACTAGCACTAGTACAAGGCTCTCCCAAAGGACATTTATTATGGTGACTACACCGGACCCCAAGAGGCTAAGCACCACCAAGGCCACAAACAGCTTTGGGGAGACTGTCAAGCCACCAAAGCCATATGGGGATACATCAG GTTTGGCAGTTCACCAGATAATCACTATCACTGTGTCTCTCATTATGGTTATCGCAGCCTTGATCACAACACTCGTCCTTAAAAACTG CTGTGCACAGTCAGGAAATGGCCGCCACAATAGCCATCAGCGCAAGATCCACCAGCAGGAAGAAAGCTGCCAAAACTTGACAGATTTCACCCCAGCCAGGGTTCCAAGCAAGGTGGATATTTTCACTGCCTACAATGACAGCCTGCAGTGCTCTCGTGAGTGTGTTCGGACGGCGGTGCCCATCTACACTGATGAGATGATCCAGCAGACGCCCGTCTACAAGTCTGCTTACAATGGAAACAG GCCTTCGCCCTCCGAAAGACAACTGATTCCTGTCGCCTTTGTGTCAGAGAAGTGGTTTGAGATCTCTTGTTGA